The following are encoded in a window of Streptomyces sp. 11x1 genomic DNA:
- a CDS encoding GNAT family protein, with product MPELQRLRAEHATAVLDFELANRAWFAASVPDRGDAFFDRFTDRYDALLAEQEAGVCAFHVLVAEDGSVLGRFNLVDIENGSAQLGYRVAQHVAGHGVATATVRQLCRSAADRYGLRTLRGAVAHRNAASRKVLIKAGFVPVGAAAPDDLSGEPGTWYERDLSH from the coding sequence ATGCCCGAGTTGCAGCGGCTGCGTGCCGAACACGCCACGGCGGTCCTGGATTTCGAACTGGCCAACCGTGCCTGGTTCGCCGCCTCGGTCCCCGACCGCGGCGATGCCTTCTTCGACCGGTTCACCGACCGGTACGACGCCCTGCTGGCCGAACAGGAGGCGGGCGTCTGCGCCTTCCATGTACTCGTCGCCGAGGACGGCTCGGTACTCGGCAGATTCAACCTGGTCGACATCGAGAACGGTTCCGCACAACTCGGCTATCGGGTCGCCCAGCACGTCGCCGGCCACGGCGTGGCGACCGCGACCGTACGGCAGCTGTGCCGGTCGGCGGCGGACCGCTACGGCCTGCGCACCCTGCGGGGGGCCGTGGCCCACCGCAACGCCGCCTCCCGGAAGGTGCTGATCAAAGCCGGGTTCGTTCCCGTCGGTGCGGCCGCCCCGGACGACCT